A portion of the Chondrinema litorale genome contains these proteins:
- a CDS encoding amidophosphoribosyltransferase, translating into MSDIIKHECGIAFIRLRKPLQYYIDKYKTPTYAIDKLYLLMQKQHNRGQDGAGVVNIKIDLKPGKQFITRYRSIEQQPIMDIFGKINKKLGKVLNENPEKYYSAKWMRNHVPFVGEVYMGHLRYGTHGKNSIEYCHPMIRRNNWKSRNLITAGNFNMTNVEELFNHLVELGQDPIEKIDTVTVLEKIGHFLDEEVQNLFRKYKDLGFSNSEITDKISEELNIQNILIRSCKDFDGGYAMMGLTGFGAAFIARDPAGIRPAYYYADDEVIVAASEKPAIKTTFNCEYDQIQEIEPGSALIINKNGDYEEQAFIKKLPKKSCSFERIYFSRGSDPMIYKERKKLGELLCNQVLNSLNNDLEHTVFSYIPNTAETSFLGMIAGLERHLMKERIQAIGNGTNGRNLEKILSFNLRIEKLVIKDVKLRTFISEDEGRDDLVAHVYDTTYEIIKKHVDTLVVIDDSIVRGTTLEKSVINMLDKLEPKRIIIVSSAPQIRYPDCYGIDMSKMSSFVAFRAVINLLNKTGRSSLIQEVYDKCALSFKNGSQDLVNHVKEIYAPFTDEEISDEIANIVKQDHIKADVSVIYQKVESLHEACPSHIGDWYFTGNYPTPGGNKVVNRSFMNFFEGNGKRAY; encoded by the coding sequence ATGAGCGATATCATCAAACATGAATGTGGCATTGCATTCATCAGACTCAGAAAACCACTTCAATACTACATTGACAAATACAAAACGCCCACTTATGCCATAGATAAGTTGTACTTGCTTATGCAAAAACAGCATAACAGAGGACAAGATGGTGCGGGTGTTGTAAACATCAAAATTGATCTAAAGCCAGGTAAGCAGTTTATTACCAGATACCGTTCTATTGAGCAACAACCAATTATGGACATTTTTGGCAAGATCAACAAGAAGCTTGGCAAAGTATTGAATGAGAATCCTGAGAAATACTACAGTGCAAAATGGATGAGAAACCATGTGCCTTTTGTAGGAGAGGTTTATATGGGGCATTTGCGCTATGGTACTCATGGCAAAAATAGTATAGAGTATTGCCACCCGATGATCAGACGTAACAACTGGAAAAGTCGTAACCTGATTACTGCTGGTAACTTTAACATGACCAACGTAGAGGAGCTATTTAATCATCTTGTAGAACTTGGGCAAGATCCAATAGAAAAAATAGATACAGTTACTGTACTTGAAAAAATTGGTCACTTCTTAGATGAAGAAGTTCAAAACTTATTTAGAAAATACAAAGATCTAGGATTCTCTAACAGTGAGATTACAGATAAGATTTCTGAAGAACTAAATATTCAGAACATACTTATTCGTTCGTGCAAAGATTTTGATGGTGGTTATGCAATGATGGGCTTAACTGGTTTTGGTGCTGCTTTTATTGCTAGAGACCCTGCGGGTATTAGACCTGCCTACTATTATGCAGATGATGAGGTAATAGTAGCTGCATCTGAGAAACCAGCTATCAAAACAACATTTAACTGTGAGTACGATCAAATTCAGGAGATTGAACCGGGTAGTGCACTCATTATAAATAAAAATGGAGACTACGAGGAACAGGCGTTCATCAAAAAGCTTCCTAAAAAATCATGTAGTTTCGAACGAATTTATTTTTCTCGTGGCTCAGATCCGATGATCTATAAAGAGCGCAAGAAACTAGGTGAGTTGTTGTGCAATCAAGTATTAAACTCACTTAATAATGATTTAGAGCACACAGTTTTCTCATACATCCCTAATACTGCAGAAACTTCATTTTTGGGTATGATAGCGGGGTTAGAAAGACACTTGATGAAGGAAAGAATTCAAGCTATTGGGAATGGAACCAATGGTAGAAATCTTGAAAAAATCCTGTCTTTTAATCTACGAATTGAGAAGTTAGTAATTAAAGATGTGAAGTTGAGAACCTTTATTTCTGAAGATGAAGGTAGAGATGATTTAGTAGCTCACGTTTATGATACTACTTATGAGATTATTAAAAAGCATGTAGATACGCTGGTAGTTATAGACGATTCAATTGTACGTGGAACTACATTGGAGAAAAGTGTAATTAATATGCTCGATAAGCTAGAGCCAAAAAGAATTATTATTGTTTCTTCAGCACCACAAATCCGTTATCCTGACTGTTATGGTATAGATATGTCTAAGATGTCTAGTTTTGTGGCATTTAGAGCTGTAATTAATCTATTGAATAAAACAGGTAGGTCTAGTTTGATACAAGAGGTTTACGACAAGTGTGCGCTTTCATTCAAAAATGGAAGTCAGGATTTGGTAAACCATGTAAAAGAGATTTATGCTCCGTTTACCGATGAAGAGATTTCTGACGAAATTGCAAACATTGTTAAGCAAGACCACATTAAAGCTGATGTTTCTGTGATTTACCAAAAAGTAGAAAGTCTACATGAGGCTTGTCCAAGCCATATAGGTGACTGGTACTTTACAGGTAATTACCCTACTCCAGGTGGTAATAAGGTAGTTAATAGAAGCTTTATGAACTTTTTTGAAGGTAATGGTAAACGTGCTTATTAA
- the gpmI gene encoding 2,3-bisphosphoglycerate-independent phosphoglycerate mutase, translating to MDKKVLLMILDGWGIAKNPEVSAVDKANTPFVDSLYTKYANSKLEACGKAVGLPDGQMGNSEVGHMNIGAGRVVYQMLEKINIAVSDGSLAKNETLQKAFKYAQEDSRKVHFIGLVSNGGVHSHIEHVKGLLSAASEFGLEEVYVHAFTDGRDCAPDSGYGFIEDLSEHMKKTTGKIASLTGRYFAMDRDKRWERVKLAYDAMVKGEGKKVVNFLDGIKESYDEGTTDEFIKPLVGVDDLGDPVAKIQDGDVVICFNFRTDRGRQITEALSQKDFPEQDMKALDLHYITMTEYDDTFKNVSIIFDNKNIEKTLGEVLEAANKKQIRIAETEKYPHVTFFFSGGRETEFKGEKRLMCPSPKVATYDLQPEMSAGDIRDKIIPELKSKEPDFICLNFANADMVGHTGVFEAAVKACEAVDSCAEAVIEVALENGYSTIVIADHGNSDIMRNPDGSPHTAHTLNLVPCILVDEEYKGKLKDGKLGDLAPTILKLMGVEKPEEMTGDCLLLD from the coding sequence ATGGATAAGAAAGTTTTATTAATGATATTAGACGGCTGGGGAATTGCCAAAAACCCAGAAGTTTCTGCTGTAGATAAGGCGAATACGCCTTTTGTAGACAGCCTATATACAAAATATGCAAATAGTAAACTGGAAGCTTGTGGCAAAGCAGTAGGGCTTCCTGATGGCCAAATGGGTAACTCTGAAGTTGGGCATATGAATATTGGTGCAGGCAGAGTAGTTTACCAAATGCTAGAAAAAATTAACATTGCAGTAAGCGACGGCAGCCTTGCCAAAAACGAAACTTTGCAAAAAGCTTTCAAATATGCTCAAGAGGATTCTAGAAAAGTGCACTTTATAGGTCTTGTATCTAATGGAGGTGTTCACTCTCATATCGAACATGTAAAGGGCTTACTTTCTGCAGCTTCAGAGTTTGGTTTAGAAGAAGTTTATGTTCATGCATTTACTGATGGTAGAGATTGTGCTCCTGATAGCGGATATGGCTTTATCGAAGACCTTTCAGAACACATGAAGAAAACCACTGGTAAAATTGCCAGCTTAACTGGTAGATACTTTGCCATGGACCGCGATAAGCGTTGGGAAAGAGTGAAGTTGGCTTATGATGCTATGGTAAAAGGAGAAGGTAAAAAAGTGGTTAACTTCCTCGATGGTATTAAAGAGTCTTATGATGAAGGTACTACCGATGAATTTATCAAGCCGCTTGTTGGTGTTGATGATTTAGGTGATCCTGTAGCAAAAATTCAAGATGGTGATGTAGTTATCTGCTTCAACTTTAGAACTGATAGAGGTAGACAAATTACAGAAGCACTTTCACAAAAAGACTTCCCAGAACAAGATATGAAAGCGCTTGATTTACACTATATCACCATGACTGAATATGATGATACTTTTAAAAATGTATCTATCATATTCGATAACAAGAACATAGAAAAAACACTTGGTGAAGTACTCGAAGCAGCGAATAAAAAGCAAATTAGAATTGCTGAAACTGAGAAGTACCCACACGTTACTTTCTTCTTTTCTGGTGGTAGAGAAACTGAATTTAAAGGTGAAAAACGCTTAATGTGCCCTTCTCCTAAAGTTGCTACTTATGACTTGCAACCAGAAATGAGTGCAGGAGATATAAGAGATAAAATTATTCCGGAGTTAAAATCTAAAGAACCTGACTTTATTTGCTTAAACTTCGCTAATGCTGATATGGTTGGCCATACAGGTGTTTTTGAAGCAGCAGTAAAAGCTTGCGAAGCTGTAGATAGCTGTGCAGAAGCTGTAATTGAGGTTGCTCTTGAGAATGGTTACAGCACCATCGTAATTGCAGACCACGGTAACTCAGATATTATGCGTAATCCTGATGGTTCTCCTCACACAGCTCACACACTTAACCTTGTGCCTTGTATCTTAGTAGATGAGGAATATAAAGGGAAACTTAAAGATGGTAAATTAGGCGACCTTGCTCCTACTATTCTTAAGTTAATGGGTGTTGAGAAACCAGAAGAAATGACTGGTGATTGTTTACTATTAGATTGA
- a CDS encoding RluA family pseudouridine synthase, which produces MKREFDIVYEDNHIIAVNKPSGILVQGDKTGDEPLSEKVKEYIRVKYKKPGNVFCGVIHRIDRPVSGLVILARTSKGLERMAKLFQEKKTKKTYYALVSNRPEQDEGRLIHWLVKDANKNFTHAHERQVKNSKISDLAYKLIGKVGNDYLLEVNPGSGRSHQIRAQLAKMGCPIKGDIKYGYKHKNKDGSIHLHAYQQEFIHPIKKEPIKITARIPQDPYWDQVRHLTGR; this is translated from the coding sequence ATGAAGAGAGAATTTGATATTGTCTATGAAGACAACCATATCATAGCAGTAAATAAGCCAAGTGGTATTCTGGTGCAAGGTGATAAAACAGGTGACGAGCCACTTTCAGAAAAAGTAAAAGAATATATTAGGGTAAAATATAAAAAACCGGGTAATGTTTTTTGTGGTGTTATACACAGAATCGATAGACCGGTAAGCGGACTTGTAATACTAGCCAGAACTTCTAAAGGACTAGAAAGAATGGCTAAGTTATTCCAAGAAAAAAAGACCAAGAAAACTTATTATGCATTGGTAAGTAACCGACCAGAACAAGATGAAGGCAGATTGATACACTGGTTAGTAAAAGATGCTAATAAAAACTTTACTCATGCCCACGAAAGACAAGTGAAAAACAGTAAAATATCTGATCTTGCTTATAAACTTATTGGTAAAGTGGGCAACGATTACCTACTTGAAGTAAACCCTGGCTCTGGTAGATCGCACCAAATACGTGCACAGCTTGCAAAAATGGGCTGCCCAATTAAAGGTGATATTAAATACGGATATAAGCATAAGAACAAAGATGGAAGTATTCATTTACATGCTTACCAACAAGAATTTATACATCCTATAAAAAAAGAGCCCATCAAAATTACAGCTCGAATTCCACAAGACCCATACTGGGATCAGGTAAGACACTTAACTGGGCGTTAA
- a CDS encoding PKD domain-containing protein, whose product MFGIADNYKLIFSALFLHLSITLSAQDNCKIPSITATTLGNEQSCDPIDFGYILEGYTDNDANTVYEIDFGDGTNLILTHDQLDADGEHLLTHTYSQVSCATPQKAYTFTVVAGANCTTFPKTVSIFPVITGQPPTPGFATNLEEGCVNEPLTFLNTSTDGFNFQCETTAEYNWDFGDGTVITTEEKDPIDHSFPNVGVYEVVLTVVQECGVYELTQSVTINGPPIPIFEIGNLGNVMTIEDCAGDVFIPLNACTRPIIVPIRSISTGGGLTETWDITPATGATFSNGNRTSDEAEEVITFTEAGTYRLNLTTTSNCGSENSCVTIIIPDIPAEEDITIVGLENIASCAPATLDFSVETEVLGVDAYQWQITGTNGTANPAPAADFNTANPAPFTLQAGTYDISITVSNDCGDATVTESIEIINLADPVINPAIPAVCENETLELSTQQVAGATYEWFFNGELIQNESGSSITRGEPGLYSVRVTLGNCTKTSADAEMVIKPAPIAEITPQTEIVFCEDENISAVLEANAGAGLTYQWLLNGSEVANATNQTLNVSAEGEYSVLVNQDGCVVESEVVEVSQVPYPEVSLNIDNSNAIEICPSEPITLTASGAEEYIWEPAEGLNTTTGATVVATPLQSTTYTVRGINGGRCEDVKEIEIIVLPLPDITLPEAEVCVDGTPFQLDVEINSAGSGVWEASDLPAGAISADGMFNPAIAGANEAGHEISYRFTQPNGCQPVFTQIVVVHELPQPEFNIPASVCVGSGFIPDVLSDDLPDNTYEWEIDGTFYSNERTPDFLFNTESTHEITLRVTSGDGCVNEVSQTVDVQGEVFNPSFSLDIAADNNCTPLEVGFNNDNVDNNVTYQWDFGNGNSSNQSSPANQTYEAGALGDTIYYVTMEAVTACGTFTITDSVEVKANVNADFGVPADTVYSNLPVSLPNLSTGTADSYTWDFGDGTDPVIVNDTTATIHNFVYFGATDTTYTVTLTAQNECNTSTISKEITVYPNVFFEVSPVVGCEPLTVNFSTNLTDALAIVWLWGDVQGNGTSGGADQTYTYQEAGVYEPSLIVAYDFGRTDTFTTIINVLPTLEASFEVEGELCVGSPITFVNTSEDAIGSTWDFGDGETFQGVNPPAKTYNRPGTYEVSLTVVNPINNCPGTYTQEIFIPDLTASFEASNNIICIGQPITFNNTSTDAKSYRWTFNDGTNVFNSLSASPEWIFETEGINTVTLEVFSEPNLSGCTEVIEETINVVEGPEISFSINKDAICGIWYISVENESNYPTDPSNGMLYWNFGNGNTYEGFEDIPVQQFIYSEDEGISSYEITLTAETKDGCIETLSIPFEIEDCCNPLVYLPEDGRKLAFSPFNGGQNDLFMLKTEFVEEYDLRIYDKWDRMVFQTHDTEEGWDGRFAGSAMPAGVYKGVVSYGGCRLGDKIEPVAKVFLLYLID is encoded by the coding sequence ATGTTTGGCATTGCAGATAACTATAAACTAATATTTAGTGCATTATTTTTACATCTTTCAATCACATTATCCGCCCAAGATAATTGTAAAATCCCATCGATTACTGCCACAACTTTAGGCAATGAACAATCTTGTGATCCAATAGATTTTGGCTATATATTGGAAGGATACACTGATAATGATGCGAATACTGTTTACGAAATTGATTTTGGAGATGGAACTAACCTCATATTAACCCACGATCAACTTGATGCAGATGGGGAACATCTTTTGACACATACATATAGTCAGGTGTCGTGTGCTACTCCTCAGAAAGCATATACATTTACTGTAGTTGCAGGAGCTAATTGTACTACATTTCCTAAAACAGTTTCTATTTTCCCGGTAATTACGGGACAACCACCCACACCCGGCTTTGCTACCAATCTTGAAGAAGGTTGTGTAAACGAACCACTTACATTTTTAAATACTTCTACAGATGGATTCAACTTCCAATGCGAGACTACGGCAGAGTATAATTGGGATTTCGGAGATGGTACAGTTATTACCACTGAAGAAAAAGATCCGATCGATCACAGTTTCCCTAATGTAGGAGTTTATGAGGTAGTACTTACAGTAGTACAAGAATGTGGAGTATATGAGCTTACCCAAAGTGTTACTATAAACGGGCCACCTATACCCATTTTTGAAATTGGCAATCTCGGAAATGTGATGACCATCGAAGATTGTGCGGGAGATGTATTTATTCCATTAAATGCTTGTACAAGACCTATTATTGTTCCGATAAGAAGTATTTCTACCGGTGGTGGACTTACAGAAACTTGGGATATAACACCCGCTACTGGCGCAACTTTTTCAAATGGAAACAGAACATCTGATGAAGCAGAAGAGGTAATTACATTTACTGAAGCTGGTACTTACAGATTAAACCTTACTACAACAAGTAATTGTGGCTCAGAAAATAGCTGTGTTACCATAATTATTCCTGATATACCAGCAGAAGAAGATATAACTATTGTTGGTCTCGAAAATATTGCATCCTGTGCACCAGCTACTTTAGATTTTTCTGTGGAAACAGAAGTTTTAGGTGTTGATGCTTATCAATGGCAAATTACTGGAACAAATGGAACTGCGAATCCAGCTCCAGCAGCAGATTTTAATACAGCAAATCCAGCTCCTTTTACATTACAGGCTGGCACATACGATATTTCAATAACTGTTAGTAATGATTGTGGCGATGCAACAGTAACAGAGAGTATTGAAATTATAAACTTAGCCGATCCAGTAATTAATCCAGCTATTCCAGCAGTTTGTGAAAACGAAACTTTAGAACTTTCTACCCAACAAGTTGCAGGTGCTACTTATGAATGGTTTTTTAATGGGGAGCTGATTCAAAATGAATCTGGATCTAGTATTACCCGAGGTGAACCGGGTTTGTATTCAGTGAGAGTAACACTTGGTAATTGTACTAAAACCTCTGCAGATGCAGAAATGGTAATAAAACCTGCACCAATCGCAGAGATTACTCCACAAACAGAAATTGTCTTTTGTGAAGACGAAAACATATCCGCTGTTTTAGAAGCAAATGCAGGAGCGGGTTTAACATATCAATGGCTACTCAATGGTTCTGAGGTAGCCAATGCAACCAATCAAACTTTAAATGTTTCTGCGGAAGGAGAATATTCAGTATTAGTAAACCAAGACGGATGTGTAGTTGAATCTGAAGTCGTTGAGGTATCACAAGTGCCTTATCCTGAAGTAAGCTTAAATATTGATAATTCTAATGCAATTGAGATTTGTCCATCAGAACCAATCACATTAACAGCCTCAGGTGCAGAAGAATATATATGGGAACCCGCAGAAGGTTTAAATACAACGACCGGCGCAACAGTTGTAGCAACACCATTACAATCTACAACTTATACTGTTAGAGGAATTAATGGAGGTCGATGTGAAGATGTAAAAGAAATTGAAATTATAGTGTTGCCATTACCAGATATTACTCTTCCAGAAGCTGAGGTTTGCGTAGATGGTACTCCTTTTCAATTAGACGTAGAAATTAACAGTGCTGGCTCAGGAGTATGGGAAGCATCAGATTTGCCAGCAGGTGCAATATCAGCAGATGGTATGTTTAATCCTGCCATTGCAGGAGCCAATGAAGCTGGTCACGAAATAAGTTACAGGTTTACTCAACCTAATGGCTGCCAGCCAGTATTTACACAAATAGTAGTGGTTCACGAATTACCTCAGCCAGAATTTAACATTCCAGCCAGTGTATGTGTTGGTTCGGGTTTTATTCCTGATGTTTTAAGTGACGATTTGCCAGACAATACTTATGAATGGGAAATAGATGGTACTTTTTATTCAAATGAAAGAACACCTGATTTTCTATTTAATACAGAGAGTACACATGAAATCACATTAAGAGTTACTTCTGGTGATGGTTGCGTAAATGAAGTTTCTCAAACCGTGGATGTACAAGGCGAGGTTTTCAATCCTTCTTTTTCATTGGACATTGCAGCAGATAACAACTGTACACCATTAGAGGTTGGGTTTAATAATGATAATGTAGATAACAATGTAACCTATCAATGGGATTTTGGAAATGGGAATTCTAGCAATCAGTCATCACCTGCAAATCAAACTTATGAGGCAGGTGCTTTAGGCGATACAATTTACTATGTTACTATGGAGGCGGTTACAGCTTGCGGTACTTTTACCATTACAGACTCTGTAGAAGTAAAGGCAAATGTAAATGCGGACTTTGGTGTTCCCGCAGATACGGTTTATTCTAATTTACCAGTAAGTCTTCCAAATCTTTCAACAGGTACAGCAGATAGTTATACATGGGATTTTGGTGATGGAACTGACCCTGTTATAGTAAATGATACTACTGCTACCATTCACAATTTTGTGTATTTTGGGGCAACAGATACTACTTATACAGTTACGCTTACAGCTCAAAATGAATGTAATACGTCTACCATTAGTAAAGAGATTACAGTTTATCCGAATGTGTTTTTTGAGGTAAGTCCAGTGGTGGGCTGTGAGCCATTAACGGTTAACTTTTCTACCAATCTTACAGATGCCTTGGCAATAGTTTGGCTCTGGGGAGATGTGCAGGGAAATGGAACTTCAGGCGGAGCCGATCAAACTTACACTTACCAAGAAGCGGGAGTTTATGAACCTAGTTTAATTGTTGCCTACGATTTTGGTCGAACAGATACTTTCACAACTATTATTAATGTATTACCAACACTCGAAGCTTCATTTGAAGTGGAAGGTGAGCTATGTGTTGGTTCTCCAATTACATTCGTGAATACATCGGAAGATGCTATAGGGAGTACTTGGGATTTTGGTGATGGAGAAACATTTCAAGGTGTAAATCCTCCAGCAAAAACATACAATCGACCAGGTACATACGAAGTTAGTTTAACTGTAGTAAATCCCATCAATAATTGTCCGGGAACATATACACAAGAGATTTTTATTCCTGATCTAACAGCCAGTTTTGAAGCCTCAAACAATATAATTTGTATAGGTCAGCCTATTACTTTCAATAACACTTCAACAGATGCTAAAAGCTACCGATGGACATTTAATGATGGTACAAATGTATTTAACTCATTAAGTGCATCACCTGAATGGATATTTGAAACGGAAGGAATTAATACAGTAACACTTGAGGTTTTCAGCGAGCCTAATTTATCTGGTTGCACCGAAGTAATTGAAGAAACCATAAATGTTGTAGAAGGTCCAGAAATTAGCTTTTCGATTAATAAAGATGCTATTTGTGGTATTTGGTATATCTCTGTAGAGAACGAATCCAATTACCCGACAGACCCTTCAAATGGCATGTTATACTGGAATTTTGGGAATGGTAATACCTACGAAGGTTTCGAAGATATTCCTGTTCAGCAATTTATTTATAGTGAAGATGAAGGAATAAGTTCCTACGAAATTACCCTCACAGCCGAAACCAAAGATGGTTGCATAGAAACATTAAGCATCCCTTTTGAGATTGAAGACTGTTGTAACCCGCTAGTTTATTTACCAGAAGATGGAAGAAAACTGGCTTTTTCTCCATTTAATGGAGGACAAAATGATCTGTTTATGCTCAAGACAGAATTCGTCGAAGAATATGATTTGAGGATTTATGACAAATGGGATAGAATGGTTTTTCAGACGCATGATACAGAAGAAGGTTGGGATGGTCGATTTGCGGGTTCTGCTATGCCTGCCGGAGTTTATAAAGGTGTAGTTTCTTATGGTGGTTGTAGGCTTGGTGACAAAATAGAGCCAGTTGCCAAAGTTTTTTTACTCTACTTGATTGACTAG
- a CDS encoding PorP/SprF family type IX secretion system membrane protein, translated as MIKTYFRNFLFLIVLLAATVNVFGQDVQYTQFRNSPTYLNPAFTGLSGSEYTFRTQYRRQWYPVFDTPLNAFNASFDYSSNAMFTFGAHFTNESISGADGAFYKTSGISVTGGWRIPTKFMIFQPALQVSYFSRSLDFDQLVFVDELLFDNPSAFEAGSMIYSFPSFSSGLAFYNEIFWGGFSMHHIDQLFKNREGVLLNEYHSPFRWSVHGGINLPVPVLYDINFLASANYRRQEGSEQLDISAGFSYASLYSLEAQYRGVPGNSPNDKLINSSSVAFIASLLNMEVWGTFMHFSYSYDYNFTGTGIQDSSHEISIRLNYSSDKWLNRRQDTSDRIKMNCPLSTSSSKRRSSSKKRGKLKKKN; from the coding sequence ATGATAAAGACTTACTTTAGAAATTTTCTTTTTTTGATTGTGCTTTTGGCTGCTACTGTCAATGTTTTTGGGCAGGATGTACAGTATACACAATTCAGAAATTCACCTACTTATCTTAATCCTGCTTTTACAGGTTTATCTGGTAGCGAATATACTTTTAGAACACAATATCGCCGACAGTGGTATCCTGTTTTTGATACACCTTTAAATGCATTTAATGCTTCTTTCGATTACTCATCTAATGCTATGTTTACATTTGGTGCCCACTTTACCAATGAAAGTATAAGTGGAGCAGATGGCGCGTTTTATAAGACCAGTGGTATTTCTGTAACAGGTGGCTGGCGTATTCCTACCAAATTCATGATTTTTCAGCCAGCCTTACAAGTGAGCTACTTCAGCAGATCTTTAGATTTTGACCAACTGGTTTTTGTAGATGAATTGCTTTTTGATAATCCTTCTGCATTTGAGGCGGGCAGTATGATTTACAGTTTTCCAAGTTTTTCATCGGGTTTGGCTTTTTATAATGAAATTTTCTGGGGAGGTTTTTCTATGCATCACATCGATCAATTATTTAAAAACAGAGAAGGTGTTTTGTTAAATGAATACCACAGTCCATTTAGATGGAGTGTACATGGAGGTATTAATTTGCCAGTTCCTGTTTTATACGATATTAACTTTTTAGCGTCAGCCAATTATAGAAGGCAGGAGGGAAGCGAGCAATTAGATATTTCTGCGGGTTTCTCTTATGCATCATTATATTCTCTTGAAGCACAATACAGAGGTGTTCCGGGAAATTCGCCTAACGATAAATTGATTAATTCTTCGTCGGTTGCATTTATAGCATCATTGCTCAATATGGAAGTTTGGGGAACATTTATGCATTTTAGCTACAGTTATGATTATAATTTTACTGGCACAGGCATACAAGATAGTTCCCACGAAATTTCTATTAGGTTAAATTATAGCAGCGATAAATGGCTAAATAGAAGACAAGATACCAGCGATAGAATTAAGATGAACTGTCCACTAAGTACATCCTCTAGCAAGCGAAGAAGTTCTTCTAAAAAAAGAGGTAAATTAAAAAAGAAGAATTAA
- a CDS encoding YdcF family protein, translating into MQENSMHEASKKLFDYLYLLETAKQADAIIGFGHFDMKIPDRCAQLYNEGFAKYIILTGGIGAGTADLGMPEADAFKKYIIQKYPQIPETSLITENKSTNTGENLRFTIAILKENYPAIWEKIEFGKVLIVANPFRQRRVYLTARKILPKTKFINCPPLTSFEAECELFNTKGQDLAAQIPGEIKRIKDYPANDWIVHEPLPTDIKETYEQLNAN; encoded by the coding sequence ATGCAGGAAAATTCAATGCACGAAGCTAGCAAAAAATTATTTGATTATCTCTATCTGCTCGAAACTGCTAAACAAGCAGATGCCATTATTGGTTTCGGTCATTTTGATATGAAAATTCCTGACAGATGTGCGCAGTTATATAATGAAGGTTTCGCTAAATACATCATTTTAACTGGAGGAATTGGTGCTGGCACAGCAGATTTAGGAATGCCAGAGGCTGATGCTTTTAAAAAGTATATCATTCAGAAATATCCTCAAATACCAGAAACAAGCTTAATTACCGAAAATAAATCTACCAATACAGGAGAAAACTTGAGATTTACAATTGCCATTCTAAAAGAAAATTATCCTGCAATTTGGGAAAAGATTGAATTTGGAAAGGTACTTATTGTAGCAAATCCATTTAGGCAAAGAAGGGTTTATCTAACTGCTAGAAAAATTCTTCCTAAAACCAAATTTATTAATTGCCCTCCACTCACTTCTTTTGAAGCAGAATGTGAGCTATTTAATACCAAAGGGCAAGATTTAGCAGCACAAATTCCGGGAGAAATTAAAAGAATAAAAGATTACCCAGCAAATGACTGGATTGTACATGAGCCGTTGCCTACAGATATTAAAGAAACTTACGAGCAACTTAATGCAAACTAA